A window of the Deltaproteobacteria bacterium genome harbors these coding sequences:
- the leuC gene encoding 3-isopropylmalate dehydratase large subunit, giving the protein MGRNLFQKVWEAHAVRELPGGQVQLFIGLHLIHEVTSPQAFGMMRDLKLKVAMPDRTFATVDHIIPTDTRSRPYKDSLAEGMIVALKQACDDFGIPFFDDTSGQQGIVHVIGPELGLTQPGMTIACGDSHTSTHGAFGAIAFGIGTTQVRDVLATQTLSLAPLKVRRINVNGKLGPGVYAKDIILHIIRKLGVNGGTGYAYEYGGSTIDGLSMEERMTICNMSIEGGARVGYVNPDQKTFDYLKGRKYAPAGAAWDAAVAWWKSLASDRDASYDDVVDFNAADIAPTVTWGINPGQAISVKETVPSVEAAGSEAEKASVREALEYMQLEGGQPIEGVKVNVAFIGSCTNARISDFREVARLIRGRKVSPGVRALAVPGSMEVNRAAQAEGLPKVFEEAGFEWREPGCSMCLAMNPDKLSGRELCASSSNRNFKGRQGSPTGRTVLMSPVMVAAAAIRGQITDAREVFGI; this is encoded by the coding sequence ATGGGCAGAAACCTGTTTCAGAAAGTGTGGGAGGCGCACGCCGTCCGCGAGCTGCCGGGCGGTCAGGTGCAACTGTTCATCGGACTTCATCTGATCCATGAGGTCACAAGTCCGCAGGCATTCGGGATGATGCGCGATCTCAAGCTGAAGGTGGCGATGCCGGACCGCACCTTCGCTACCGTGGATCACATCATTCCGACCGATACCCGTTCCCGCCCGTACAAGGACTCGCTGGCCGAAGGAATGATCGTCGCGTTGAAGCAGGCATGCGACGACTTCGGGATTCCATTCTTTGACGATACATCCGGACAGCAGGGGATTGTCCATGTCATTGGCCCGGAACTGGGGCTGACCCAGCCGGGCATGACCATTGCCTGCGGCGATTCGCACACTTCCACGCACGGGGCGTTCGGCGCCATCGCCTTCGGCATCGGGACGACGCAGGTCCGCGATGTCCTGGCGACACAGACGCTGAGTTTGGCTCCGCTGAAAGTCCGCCGGATCAACGTGAACGGGAAACTGGGTCCAGGCGTATATGCCAAGGACATCATTCTCCACATCATCCGCAAGCTGGGCGTGAACGGCGGTACTGGCTACGCCTACGAGTACGGCGGTTCCACCATTGATGGCCTGTCGATGGAAGAGCGCATGACGATCTGCAACATGTCGATCGAGGGCGGTGCGCGGGTGGGCTACGTGAACCCCGACCAGAAGACGTTCGACTACCTGAAGGGCCGTAAATATGCGCCAGCCGGAGCGGCATGGGATGCGGCGGTAGCCTGGTGGAAGTCGCTCGCCTCTGACCGCGACGCATCCTATGACGACGTCGTTGACTTTAACGCGGCTGATATTGCTCCTACGGTTACCTGGGGCATCAATCCCGGACAGGCAATTTCGGTCAAGGAGACAGTGCCCAGCGTCGAGGCGGCGGGTTCCGAAGCGGAAAAGGCCTCGGTCCGCGAGGCGCTGGAATACATGCAGCTTGAGGGCGGCCAGCCGATCGAAGGCGTCAAGGTGAATGTGGCCTTTATCGGGAGCTGCACGAATGCCCGTATCAGTGACTTTCGCGAGGTGGCCAGACTGATCAGGGGCCGGAAAGTATCTCCCGGTGTCCGGGCGCTCGCCGTGCCGGGCTCCATGGAAGTGAACCGGGCGGCACAGGCCGAGGGGTTGCCGAAGGTGTTTGAGGAAGCGGGTTTCGAGTGGCGCGAGCCCGGCTGCTCGATGTGTCTTGCCATGAATCCGGACAAGCTGTCCGGGCGTGAACTGTGCGCGTCTTCATCGAACCGGAACTTCAAGGGTCGCCAGGGAAGTCCCACGGGCCGTACGGTTCTGATGAGTCCGGTGATGGTGGCAGCCGCCGCCATCCGGGGCCAGATCACCGATGCGCGCGAGGTGTTCGGCATCTGA
- a CDS encoding LysR family transcriptional regulator: MDPSLIPALHDVLAVARLRSAGAAARQQHKTPSAISQQIRRVETHFGIRLFEREGRGLKLSPAGESALASLTRLFDEADAAFGVLSSLAGTPTVTVRIAISDYLGNALLVPVLRHMNLARSPLRFEITTAHSPEALNRVSAGEADIAIVTTTAERPGLSSTLLFSQPFYWILSRTGGTDIAARLRTEPLLRLARGSVGRTVLDHLLESERIAPVSTVDVPSVSLLISYASAGVGLGIAPAVALFETDSRKLSLIRADTPPLPVRLVIRDRYQPVRAVADMLDCLLDEGRRASRTVGKLEKPFTTGGRKK; the protein is encoded by the coding sequence ATGGACCCATCCCTCATACCGGCACTTCACGACGTTCTGGCTGTGGCCCGGCTCCGATCGGCCGGAGCGGCGGCCCGGCAGCAGCACAAGACGCCGTCTGCCATCAGCCAGCAGATACGGCGCGTGGAAACACACTTCGGCATCAGGCTCTTTGAGCGCGAAGGCCGGGGACTGAAACTTTCGCCCGCCGGGGAAAGCGCCCTGGCATCACTCACCCGGCTATTCGACGAAGCGGATGCCGCTTTCGGCGTTCTCTCCTCACTGGCCGGCACTCCAACAGTGACCGTCCGGATCGCCATCAGCGATTACCTGGGAAATGCCCTTCTCGTACCGGTTCTCCGGCACATGAACCTGGCCCGGAGCCCCCTGCGGTTCGAAATCACCACCGCGCATTCCCCCGAAGCCCTGAACCGGGTTTCGGCGGGCGAGGCGGATATCGCCATTGTAACGACAACTGCCGAACGGCCGGGACTTTCTTCCACGCTGCTGTTCAGCCAGCCGTTTTACTGGATTCTTTCCAGGACTGGCGGAACAGATATCGCCGCCAGACTCAGGACAGAACCCCTGCTCCGACTGGCACGTGGCAGCGTGGGCAGAACCGTTCTCGATCACCTGCTTGAATCGGAACGAATCGCACCGGTATCGACTGTCGACGTACCGAGTGTTTCCCTGCTTATTTCCTATGCAAGTGCAGGGGTCGGCCTTGGCATTGCTCCGGCGGTCGCCCTGTTCGAAACAGACTCCCGGAAGCTGAGCCTGATCAGGGCGGATACCCCTCCGTTACCGGTCCGGCTTGTTATTCGGGACCGGTACCAGCCAGTACGTGCGGTAGCGGACATGCTGGACTGTCTCCTTGATGAAGGGCGACGGGCATCCCGAACGGTAGGGAAGCTGGAAAAACCTTTCACGACAGGTGGCAGGAAGAAATAG
- a CDS encoding TlpA family protein disulfide reductase: protein MPEDTQQDSPEPQRRRLRSVVETALWVAAIVAVYLWSQGNIAPAVQAGEEAPDFSLVSTEGRPYRLSDYRGRVVVLNFWATWCGPCRQELPTLSSMHVAMEKDGIIVMAVALDSAADDVRQMAGELKLHMPVLFNDGETGKKFGIRGFPTTFIIGTDGRVSKVFTGYTTEWSLKRAVKAALEARTGKA, encoded by the coding sequence ATGCCAGAAGACACCCAGCAGGATTCACCCGAGCCGCAACGCAGGCGCCTGAGATCTGTCGTGGAGACGGCGCTATGGGTAGCGGCCATTGTCGCGGTCTACCTGTGGAGCCAGGGAAATATCGCACCCGCCGTCCAGGCCGGCGAGGAAGCACCGGACTTCTCGCTTGTCTCGACAGAGGGCCGCCCATACCGCCTTTCAGACTACCGGGGCCGGGTTGTCGTGCTGAACTTCTGGGCGACCTGGTGCGGCCCTTGCCGTCAGGAACTGCCCACCCTGAGCAGCATGCACGTGGCAATGGAAAAGGACGGTATCATCGTGATGGCCGTCGCCCTGGATTCGGCGGCGGATGATGTCCGGCAGATGGCCGGCGAACTCAAGTTGCACATGCCGGTGCTTTTCAATGACGGCGAAACCGGCAAGAAGTTCGGCATCCGGGGGTTTCCGACCACGTTCATCATCGGTACGGATGGCCGGGTGAGCAAGGTTTTCACGGGCTATACGACCGAGTGGTCACTCAAGCGGGCAGTAAAAGCAGCTCTCGAAGCGCGGACCGGGAAGGCCTGA
- a CDS encoding 3'-5' exonuclease encodes MPKAYRYISVDIEAAGTFTPDYSLLSIGAVEIESGDEFYIELKPASPLQNPDSMKVVGVPFSHFEKEGTEPAAAMEAFEKWLLARRRSVDDDLLLVAFNAPFDWQFVNYYFLKYLGRCPFGYTALDAKAFWFGIRSTQKEATWDDTKKSRLPKRIQSQQPHTHNALDDAREQADVFRNMLAEAERIRKGEAPQ; translated from the coding sequence ATGCCTAAAGCCTACCGTTATATTTCCGTGGATATCGAAGCCGCCGGCACCTTCACGCCGGACTACTCGCTCCTTTCCATCGGTGCGGTGGAGATAGAATCGGGCGACGAGTTCTACATCGAGCTCAAGCCGGCAAGCCCGCTCCAGAATCCCGACTCGATGAAAGTTGTGGGAGTTCCCTTCTCGCATTTCGAGAAGGAGGGAACGGAACCCGCAGCCGCCATGGAGGCATTTGAAAAGTGGCTTCTGGCCCGGCGCCGGAGCGTGGATGACGATCTGCTGCTGGTGGCATTTAACGCGCCTTTCGACTGGCAGTTCGTGAACTACTATTTTCTCAAATACCTGGGGCGATGTCCCTTTGGATACACGGCGCTGGACGCCAAGGCGTTCTGGTTCGGCATCCGGAGCACGCAAAAGGAAGCCACCTGGGACGACACCAAGAAGAGCCGTCTTCCCAAGCGCATCCAGAGCCAGCAGCCGCATACGCATAACGCGCTGGACGATGCCCGCGAGCAGGCCGATGTTTTCAGGAACATGCTTGCCGAGGCAGAGCGGATCCGGAAAGGCGAAGCGCCGCAATAA
- a CDS encoding alpha/beta hydrolase codes for MSEALEPSRPASMIIRGIDQLMHVAALQTIGRMGRRLPPEEKVRLIRNVPYVNDGKRSHLLDVWLPAPYPGLSPMVIYIHGGGFAVGSKDTHRIAGRQFARRGCVTFMLNYRLAPKHPYPSSLEDVCRGVIWAWEHAHHYGADPSRVIIAGESAGGNLTTMMALINSFRRHEPFAREVFDRNIPVKGVIPWCGWYYLSDHQVYAEHRVVRYFLPLLKYLSSIYAGLPPEAESIRMDPLTHPLEILASKREPDRPLPPFFIPIGTNDPLFFDSKRLRDLLVDRDIPVKWKVYPGEHHGFHVMPFMPRFRECWHDVSEFLDELGVRDSIKPNAVAGATAAASRKQGSKHSRSRRKSRGGLLGDFVSPT; via the coding sequence ATGTCCGAAGCACTTGAACCATCCCGCCCCGCCTCAATGATTATCCGGGGCATCGACCAGCTCATGCATGTGGCAGCCCTCCAGACAATCGGCCGGATGGGCCGAAGGCTTCCACCGGAAGAGAAAGTCCGGCTCATCCGCAACGTCCCGTATGTCAACGACGGCAAGCGGTCACATCTGCTCGACGTCTGGCTTCCGGCCCCCTACCCGGGCCTCAGCCCGATGGTGATCTACATCCACGGCGGCGGTTTCGCGGTAGGTTCCAAGGATACGCACCGGATCGCAGGCCGCCAGTTCGCCCGGCGGGGCTGCGTCACGTTCATGCTGAACTACCGGCTGGCCCCCAAGCACCCCTATCCCTCCAGCCTGGAGGACGTCTGCCGGGGCGTGATCTGGGCATGGGAACATGCCCATCACTATGGTGCTGATCCGTCGCGGGTCATCATTGCCGGTGAATCGGCGGGCGGGAATCTCACCACCATGATGGCACTCATCAACAGCTTCAGGCGCCATGAGCCATTCGCCCGCGAGGTGTTCGACCGGAACATCCCGGTCAAAGGCGTCATCCCCTGGTGCGGATGGTACTATCTCAGCGACCATCAGGTGTATGCCGAGCATCGTGTCGTCCGGTATTTCCTGCCGCTGCTGAAATACCTCTCCAGCATCTATGCCGGTCTTCCTCCGGAAGCCGAATCGATCCGGATGGATCCCCTCACGCACCCGCTGGAAATCCTCGCCAGCAAGCGGGAACCGGACCGGCCGCTTCCGCCGTTCTTCATCCCGATCGGAACGAACGATCCGCTTTTCTTCGACTCCAAGCGGCTCCGCGACCTGCTGGTTGACCGGGATATTCCGGTCAAATGGAAGGTCTATCCGGGCGAACACCACGGGTTCCATGTGATGCCATTCATGCCGCGGTTCCGCGAATGCTGGCACGATGTCAGCGAGTTTCTGGATGAACTGGGCGTCCGCGACAGCATCAAGCCCAATGCAGTCGCCGGTGCCACGGCAGCAGCCAGCCGAAAGCAGGGCAGCAAACACAGCCGGTCGCGCCGGAAAAGCCGGGGTGGACTGCTGGGCGATTTCGTCTCACCGACCTGA
- a CDS encoding bifunctional precorrin-2 dehydrogenase/sirohydrochlorin ferrochelatase: MLYPVFLQIDGWPVMVAGGGPVALRKVRLLVRAGANVRLVAPEASVPLRALATSGKIVWRKRRFRPADLAGTRLAFACTDDLAVNAVILESATRRNIPAQSATHPETSAFHVPSSVVRGPVQIAFSTGGASPALARRIRVEIEQLLPEGFERYVRLLERVRRWQLGRGLAQEQNAAAFRALVSRRLEKEVIGRRRTGAARILRSALGPSAPVDRLLKGLC; encoded by the coding sequence TTGTTATATCCTGTTTTTCTCCAGATTGACGGCTGGCCGGTAATGGTCGCTGGCGGCGGTCCGGTAGCGCTCCGCAAGGTGAGGCTGCTGGTCAGGGCTGGTGCTAACGTCCGGCTGGTCGCTCCGGAAGCTTCGGTTCCGCTCCGGGCCCTGGCCACGAGTGGAAAGATCGTCTGGCGCAAGAGGCGCTTCCGTCCGGCTGATCTCGCCGGAACCAGGCTTGCCTTCGCCTGCACGGACGATCTGGCCGTGAATGCTGTCATCCTGGAATCCGCAACCCGGCGGAACATCCCCGCACAAAGCGCCACGCATCCGGAAACGAGCGCATTTCACGTCCCGTCATCGGTCGTCCGCGGACCGGTCCAGATCGCCTTCTCGACCGGGGGCGCCTCGCCGGCACTCGCCCGGCGCATCCGTGTGGAGATAGAGCAGCTTCTTCCCGAGGGATTTGAACGGTATGTAAGGCTCCTTGAACGGGTCCGCCGGTGGCAACTCGGGCGGGGTTTGGCGCAGGAGCAGAACGCGGCTGCGTTCCGGGCATTGGTATCGCGGCGTCTGGAAAAGGAAGTGATTGGCCGCCGCCGGACTGGGGCGGCAAGGATTCTCAGGTCAGCGCTGGGGCCATCGGCTCCGGTTGACAGGCTCCTGAAGGGACTCTGCTAG
- a CDS encoding acyltransferase family protein: MRLEQVFPQLYGKQHGFVEKIDMDDFRRSLRNLEPMARYLRVKLEGADNLPEHTGALMVGNHGPFGMDAPFLVKAIWEQKHRFVRALADRVIFQTPGYRFGAAMMGVLEGEPQQAIRMLQKDKLVLVYPGGAKETIRSTKEKYQLRWDGHYGFIKVALRAGKPIIPVACIGIDDLFWQIADHEQMLKTPLGRYITKRYGNEKYVMPLYAGIGGLPIPRQLTYHIGWPIYLGYGPEAADDPEIVRRLHAEVKGETEKLIAYGLRIREIRQKKFRRLITRRADRFLAAAAETVQNVLAA, encoded by the coding sequence ATGAGGCTCGAACAGGTATTTCCCCAGCTCTACGGCAAGCAGCACGGTTTCGTCGAGAAGATCGACATGGACGATTTCCGCCGGTCGCTCAGGAATCTGGAGCCCATGGCGCGCTATCTGCGGGTGAAGCTCGAAGGGGCTGACAACCTGCCGGAGCATACCGGCGCCCTGATGGTGGGAAACCACGGCCCGTTCGGGATGGACGCACCGTTTCTGGTCAAGGCGATCTGGGAGCAGAAGCACCGTTTCGTGCGTGCGCTGGCTGACCGCGTGATTTTCCAGACGCCGGGTTACCGGTTTGGCGCAGCCATGATGGGGGTTCTGGAAGGCGAGCCTCAGCAGGCGATCCGGATGCTCCAGAAGGACAAGCTCGTGCTGGTCTATCCGGGCGGCGCAAAGGAGACGATCCGCAGCACGAAGGAAAAGTACCAGCTTCGCTGGGACGGCCACTACGGATTTATCAAGGTAGCGCTCCGTGCCGGCAAACCCATCATCCCGGTTGCCTGCATCGGTATTGATGACCTGTTCTGGCAGATTGCCGACCACGAACAGATGCTGAAGACGCCGCTTGGCCGCTATATCACCAAGCGGTACGGCAACGAAAAATACGTGATGCCGTTATATGCCGGTATCGGGGGGCTGCCGATACCCAGACAGCTCACCTATCACATCGGCTGGCCGATTTACCTGGGTTACGGTCCCGAGGCAGCCGATGACCCGGAGATCGTCCGCAGGCTCCATGCCGAGGTCAAAGGCGAGACAGAAAAACTGATCGCCTATGGCCTGCGTATCCGTGAAATCCGGCAGAAAAAGTTCCGGCGGCTCATCACACGCCGGGCCGACCGGTTCCTCGCTGCTGCCGCCGAAACCGTGCAGAACGTGCTCGCGGCCTGA
- a CDS encoding glutathione S-transferase family protein, with protein sequence MAESYRIFGVEMSPYSVKVRSYFRYKGIPHEWVVRGIKEMPEFQKYAKLPLVPLVVSGTGEAMQDSTPIIETFEKKYPDPSITPSDPTLAFLSALIEEYADEWGNKPMFHYRWTYEADQKSGAERIFLENMPGAAGAALDQGRQMIMQRMVPRLKFVGSNPVTLPMIEDSFKRTCRILERHLSGRDFLMGGRPVMADFGLYAQIYECSTDPTPGVWMKANAPQTLAWIQRMLSPRATGELETPKALEPTLEPLLREEIGALFLPWSAANAKAVAAGSKEFSMELAGKPWVQEPQKYAAKSLGVIRQKYQMTAGKDLLDPLLERTGCLPWLKG encoded by the coding sequence ATGGCAGAGAGCTACAGGATTTTCGGCGTCGAGATGTCGCCCTATTCGGTCAAGGTGAGATCCTACTTCCGGTACAAGGGGATTCCGCACGAATGGGTCGTCCGGGGCATAAAGGAGATGCCCGAATTCCAGAAATACGCGAAACTGCCGCTGGTTCCGCTGGTCGTCTCCGGCACCGGAGAGGCCATGCAGGATTCAACACCGATCATCGAGACATTCGAGAAGAAATACCCAGACCCGTCCATCACGCCGTCCGACCCCACTCTCGCATTCCTGTCGGCGCTTATCGAGGAATATGCCGACGAATGGGGCAACAAGCCGATGTTCCATTACCGCTGGACCTACGAAGCAGACCAGAAATCCGGGGCGGAGCGGATCTTTCTTGAAAACATGCCCGGTGCAGCGGGAGCGGCCCTCGACCAGGGGCGGCAGATGATCATGCAGCGGATGGTTCCACGGCTGAAGTTCGTGGGCTCCAACCCGGTCACGCTGCCGATGATCGAGGACTCTTTCAAGCGGACCTGCCGGATACTCGAACGGCATCTTTCCGGGCGCGACTTCCTGATGGGCGGACGGCCGGTGATGGCGGACTTCGGTCTCTATGCACAGATCTATGAATGCTCCACCGATCCCACGCCGGGAGTGTGGATGAAGGCAAACGCTCCCCAGACCCTTGCCTGGATCCAGCGCATGCTCAGCCCCAGGGCGACGGGAGAACTGGAAACGCCAAAAGCGCTGGAACCCACACTGGAGCCCCTGCTCCGGGAAGAAATCGGAGCACTGTTCCTGCCCTGGTCAGCGGCCAATGCGAAGGCCGTCGCAGCAGGCAGCAAGGAGTTTTCGATGGAGCTGGCCGGAAAGCCCTGGGTTCAGGAGCCCCAGAAATACGCCGCCAAATCGCTCGGCGTCATCCGGCAAAAGTACCAGATGACCGCCGGAAAGGATCTGCTCGACCCCCTGCTTGAACGGACAGGATGCCTCCCGTGGCTGAAGGGCTGA
- a CDS encoding glutathione S-transferase family protein has protein sequence MPDVTYYGHWICPFAKRVKFVLANRGIEHDEIIVPPQAVRPKGMTLPPEFLQWSPRREIPMIRYKGHYLTDSIPIMEFLEREIAENPMLPADPVARAAVMERVRWLDLNLMLSAVRVYYGITPEGIATGSRDLAAAFAQMETWLTGQKWLCGSEPTLAEAIAIPIYVRLNGLRRLGFSWDGPGPELARHIRQCEMLRGWTAVAWTGEQEDEFTGRFLKYREIKNRPPAV, from the coding sequence ATGCCGGATGTCACCTACTACGGACACTGGATATGCCCGTTCGCCAAGCGGGTGAAGTTCGTGCTGGCGAACCGGGGAATAGAGCACGATGAGATCATCGTCCCGCCGCAGGCGGTCCGTCCAAAGGGAATGACCCTGCCGCCGGAGTTTCTGCAGTGGAGCCCCAGGCGCGAAATCCCCATGATCCGGTACAAGGGCCATTACCTGACGGACTCCATTCCGATCATGGAGTTTCTGGAACGCGAGATCGCGGAAAACCCCATGCTGCCCGCCGACCCAGTGGCGCGTGCGGCCGTGATGGAACGCGTACGGTGGCTCGATCTTAATCTCATGCTGTCGGCGGTGCGTGTCTATTACGGAATTACTCCGGAAGGGATCGCCACCGGATCGAGGGATCTGGCCGCCGCCTTCGCGCAGATGGAAACGTGGCTCACCGGACAGAAATGGCTCTGCGGCAGCGAGCCCACACTGGCGGAAGCCATCGCCATCCCCATTTACGTCCGTCTGAATGGCCTGCGCCGGCTGGGGTTCAGCTGGGACGGTCCTGGCCCCGAACTGGCACGTCACATACGGCAGTGCGAAATGCTTCGGGGCTGGACTGCCGTTGCGTGGACGGGGGAGCAAGAAGATGAATTCACCGGCAGATTCCTCAAATACCGGGAGATCAAGAACCGCCCTCCGGCTGTATAG
- a CDS encoding nitronate monooxygenase, which produces MKVETEITRMLGMQVPIIGAPMFLVSRVELVAAVTNAGGLGAFPSLNYRTHEEFRQALSEIKAKVGNKPFGVNLIVKGMGPLENPRLFQDMDACIEEKVALIITSLGNPAQVVEKARKVGTRVFCDVINLKHAMKVKDAGADALIAVTAGAGGHAGAISPLVLVPYLREKTGLPVVAAGGIATGAQIAAALALGAGAAYVGTRFIATPESDAPQEFKEMIIACGPDDIIYSNKVSGVWGNFLKPSYDANFGKGNAWKDVWSAGQNVGLIDDISPAGEVVSRMMREYAAAVKQVPLPT; this is translated from the coding sequence ATGAAAGTTGAAACCGAAATCACACGAATGCTTGGAATGCAGGTTCCGATCATTGGTGCGCCGATGTTTCTTGTTTCGCGTGTGGAGCTGGTCGCCGCCGTGACCAACGCCGGCGGGCTTGGAGCCTTCCCGAGCCTCAACTACCGGACGCACGAGGAGTTCCGGCAGGCCCTTTCCGAGATCAAGGCAAAGGTCGGCAACAAGCCGTTCGGCGTGAACCTGATCGTGAAGGGGATGGGGCCACTGGAAAATCCGCGGCTGTTCCAGGACATGGACGCCTGTATCGAGGAAAAAGTCGCGCTCATCATCACAAGCCTCGGCAACCCGGCCCAGGTCGTGGAAAAGGCCCGGAAGGTGGGAACGCGGGTCTTTTGCGATGTGATCAATCTCAAGCACGCCATGAAGGTAAAGGACGCGGGAGCTGACGCACTGATTGCGGTCACCGCCGGTGCCGGCGGCCACGCGGGGGCGATTTCGCCACTGGTGCTGGTGCCCTACCTCAGGGAGAAAACCGGTCTTCCCGTCGTCGCTGCGGGTGGTATTGCGACCGGCGCGCAGATCGCCGCCGCACTGGCCCTCGGAGCCGGAGCGGCTTACGTCGGAACGCGCTTCATTGCCACTCCCGAATCCGATGCCCCACAGGAGTTCAAGGAGATGATCATCGCCTGCGGTCCGGATGACATTATCTATTCCAACAAGGTCAGCGGCGTCTGGGGAAACTTTCTCAAGCCCTCATACGACGCGAACTTCGGCAAGGGAAACGCCTGGAAAGATGTCTGGTCCGCAGGGCAGAACGTGGGCCTCATCGACGACATCAGCCCGGCAGGCGAGGTTGTAAGCCGAATGATGCGCGAATACGCCGCTGCAGTAAAACAGGTTCCGCTTCCTACCTGA
- a CDS encoding NAD-dependent epimerase/dehydratase family protein has protein sequence MKAVVTGGAGFIGSHLVRALLDAGIDVRVFDLPQAVRENLAGLPVEWHPGDLTRPDDVLDACEGMDLVFHLAALVSDWGEWNLFERVNVGGTRNVLDAARVTGSQRTVMMSSLAVHPYTGWRMADETTPREPGGNPYRRSKILAEDICREAVRNGQPVTVIRPGVFPFGERDRTSFLPLVKALKSGLYVHINRGDALITTAYAGNLARGMVQAALSERAAGETYILGDAEPVRWRDLMARIALRVGAPVPTASVPGWFADRLSDGFEAVWSRLGRKEAPPLTRYRTSVPQRDLWFVSAKAGRHFGYQPETGLNEALDRTVQWWRTVR, from the coding sequence ATGAAAGCGGTAGTCACCGGCGGGGCCGGCTTCATCGGGAGTCATCTGGTCCGGGCCCTGCTGGATGCGGGAATCGACGTCCGGGTGTTCGACCTGCCGCAGGCGGTAAGGGAGAACCTCGCGGGTCTCCCGGTCGAATGGCATCCGGGCGACCTGACGAGGCCGGATGATGTCCTCGATGCCTGCGAAGGGATGGATCTGGTTTTTCACCTGGCTGCGCTGGTGAGCGACTGGGGTGAATGGAATCTCTTTGAGCGGGTGAATGTGGGCGGGACGAGGAATGTGCTCGACGCCGCCCGTGTGACAGGCTCCCAGCGAACGGTCATGATGAGTTCGCTCGCGGTGCATCCCTACACCGGATGGCGCATGGCCGACGAGACGACGCCCCGCGAGCCGGGTGGGAATCCCTACCGGCGATCGAAGATACTAGCGGAAGATATTTGCAGGGAAGCTGTGCGGAATGGCCAGCCGGTGACCGTGATACGGCCCGGCGTCTTTCCCTTTGGCGAGCGGGACCGCACATCATTTCTTCCGCTGGTGAAGGCCCTGAAGTCCGGGCTCTATGTCCATATCAACCGCGGCGATGCGCTTATTACCACGGCCTATGCGGGGAACCTCGCACGCGGGATGGTCCAGGCGGCGCTGTCGGAACGCGCGGCAGGGGAAACCTATATCCTAGGCGATGCGGAACCGGTCCGCTGGCGTGATCTCATGGCGCGGATCGCCTTGCGCGTGGGTGCTCCGGTGCCCACGGCGTCGGTACCGGGATGGTTCGCCGACCGGCTCAGCGACGGTTTCGAGGCGGTCTGGTCCCGTCTCGGCCGCAAGGAGGCCCCGCCACTGACCCGGTACCGGACAAGCGTTCCGCAGCGGGATCTGTGGTTCGTTTCCGCCAAGGCCGGGCGCCACTTCGGTTACCAGCCGGAAACCGGGCTGAACGAGGCCCTCGACCGCACGGTCCAGTGGTGGCGAACTGTCAGGTAG
- a CDS encoding CPBP family intramembrane metalloprotease, whose translation MLKLFPSRRARAEARARRNMAAGTVLLTIYLYPGQRWFYRKYLARHIDPLLTDERVRRLAPELYQNLAAYTLLFVVPQLLNVAVNRQWPSAVRSGFGRWWIGLPLTAIGMPLVYAIARAGAKDAAIQEEYPLPPSAAADAGDFVLWEISEGLYYTAWESFFRGFLEAPMEEAYGKDAAVWFQTALSTVAHLGKPAAETFGAIPGGIAFSWLARTTRSWIYPMLLHWELGILTDYFAARESGRNPFGVTAGERQPPPPKPEKAVKQKTARSRKKK comes from the coding sequence GTGCTGAAACTCTTTCCGAGCCGCCGCGCCCGTGCCGAGGCCCGCGCCCGCCGGAACATGGCCGCCGGGACAGTACTCCTCACGATCTACCTGTACCCGGGCCAGCGATGGTTTTACCGGAAATATCTCGCCCGGCACATCGATCCGCTGCTGACGGATGAAAGGGTCCGCCGTCTCGCTCCGGAGCTTTACCAGAACCTCGCCGCCTACACGCTGCTTTTTGTGGTGCCGCAACTGCTCAATGTGGCAGTGAACCGGCAATGGCCATCTGCGGTGCGGAGCGGGTTCGGACGCTGGTGGATCGGTTTGCCGCTGACGGCAATCGGCATGCCTCTTGTGTATGCGATCGCACGGGCAGGCGCGAAGGATGCCGCCATCCAGGAAGAGTACCCCCTGCCGCCTTCGGCGGCGGCCGATGCGGGCGATTTCGTGTTGTGGGAGATATCCGAGGGCCTCTACTACACGGCATGGGAAAGCTTTTTCCGGGGTTTTCTTGAGGCCCCGATGGAAGAGGCGTACGGCAAGGACGCCGCTGTCTGGTTCCAGACGGCGCTTTCGACGGTTGCGCATCTGGGAAAACCGGCTGCCGAGACTTTTGGGGCCATTCCGGGCGGCATTGCCTTTTCATGGCTTGCCCGGACGACGCGGTCCTGGATTTACCCGATGCTCCTGCACTGGGAACTGGGAATACTGACCGACTATTTCGCTGCTCGTGAGAGCGGCCGCAATCCTTTCGGCGTGACCGCCGGTGAACGTCAGCCACCGCCCCCGAAACCGGAAAAAGCGGTGAAGCAGAAGACCGCACGATCCAGAAAGAAAAAATGA